DNA sequence from the Pseudomonas tritici genome:
CCGGAAGATCGTGTCGAGGGTTTCGTCGAGGCCTACACCCAGGCCATTCGCGGGTTTTATCCGACCCTGGCCGACAACCCGGACTACACCGCCATCATCAACGAGCGACAACTGGCCCGGCTCAACGCTTACGTGAAAGACGCCACCGACAAGGGCGCCACCCTGATCCCGCTGTACGACCAGGGCCAGGCGCGGCGCATGGCTCACAGCCTGCTGCTGAATGTCAGCGATGATATGACCATGATGCAGGACGAAATCTTCGGCCCGGTGCTACCGATCGTGCCGTATCGCGGCATCGACCAAGCCTTTGCCTACATCAACCAGCGCCCTCGCCCACTGGCCCTGTATTACTTCGGCTACAACAAGGGCGAGCAAAACCGCGTGCTCCACGAAACCCATTCCGGTGGCGTGTGCCTGAACGACACCTTGCTGCACGTGGCCCAGGACGATATGCCGTTTGGCGGCATCGGACCGTCGGGCATGGGCCATTACCACGGTCACGAAGGTTTTCTTACCTTCAGCAAAGCCAAGGGTGTGTTGGTGAAACAACGCCTGAACGCGGCGAAGTTGATCTACCCGCCCTACGGCAAATCAATCCAGAAGTTGATCCAGAAGCTGTTCGTTCGCTGATACCGCCACCCACGGGATAACAATAACAATGAACCCTAGCCTGACTGATTCACCTGCGCTTTCACGGCGCGGCGTCTTGAAAATCGGCTTGTGTGCCAGCGCCTTCCTGGCCACCGCCGGGCTCGGCGCCAGCCTCAGCGGTTGCTCCAGCAGCACGCCGGCCAGCGGCTTTGCCATGTTGCGCAGCAGTGACTTGCCCTTCTTGCGCGCGGTTATCCCAGTGCTGCTCGAAGGCGTCGCCAGCGCCCAGGAAGTCGCCCGCGGGATTGAAGACACGCTTAAGAAGCTCGACTTCAGCCTGCAGCGCCTGTCGCCGGAGATGTTCAAGCTCACCCAGCAACTGTTCGACGTGCTGGGCATGGGCATTACCCGTGGGCCGTTGACCGGGATCTGGGGCAGTTGGGAAAACGCCAGCGGCGAACAGATCCGCAACTTTTTGCACCGCTGGGAAAACAGCTACCTGAACCTGCTGCGCATGGGCCAAGGCTCGCTGCTCAAGCTGGTGATCATGGCCTGGTACTTCCAGCCGGCGTCCTGGGCGCATTGCGGCTATCCGGGCCCGCCGAAGATTTAGCCTTGATAACCCAATCAAATGTGGGAGCTGGCTTGCCTGCGATAGCGGTGGATCAGCCATAAATGCACTGCCAGACAGACCGCCATCGCAGGCAAGCCAGCTCCCACATTGACCGCAACTCCGTACAAAAATAAGAGTGCACTTTTATGCCCGTACCTGATCTGTTCCGCGACGGCATGGCCCGTGGCTGGAAAACCCATAACGGCGCCGCCCTCGACAGCGACCTGACCCTGGAAGCCGATGTGGCGATCATCGGCAGCGGCGCAGGTGGCGGCACCACCGCCGAAATCCTCAGCGCTGCTGGCTACAAAGTGCTGCTGATCGAAGAAGGCCCGCTCAAGACCAGCAGCGATTTCAAGCTGCTCGAGGACGAGGCCTACACCAGCCTGTACCAGGAAGGCATCGGCCGCATGAGCAAGGACGGCGCGATTACCATCCTGCAGGGTCGGGCGGTAGGTGGCACCACCTTGATCAACTGGACGTCGAGCTTTCGCACCCCGGACGCCACCCTCGCCCATTGGGCCAGCGAATATGCGGTGAAGGGTCACAGCAGCGCCGAGATGGCGCCCTGGTTTGAAAAGATGGAACAACGCCTGGGCATCGCGCCCTGGGCCCTGCCGCCCAACCCGAACAATGATGTGATCCGCAAAGGTTGCGAAAAGCTCGGCTACAGCTGGCACGTGATCCCGCGCAATGTGCGCGGCTGCTTTAACCTGGGCTATTGCGGCATGGGCTGCCCGGTCAACGCCAAGCAGTCGATGCTGGTGACCACTATTCCCTCCACCCTGGAAAAGGGCGGCGAGCTGCTTTACCTGGCACGCGCCGAACGCCTCGTCTACAACGGCGACACCATCAACAGCCTGGAGTGCGTAGCCCTGGACGACCTGTGCGTGGCGCCGACCGGACGTAAGATCACGGTAAAAGCCAAGCATTACGTACTCTCGGGCGGTGGTATCAACAGCCCGGCACTGCTGATGCGCTCAAGTGCTCCGGACCCGCATTCGCGGTTGGGCAAGCGCACCTTCCTGCATCTGGTGAATTTCTCCGCGGGTCTATTCGATGAGGTGATCAACCCGTTCTATGGCGCCCCCCAGTCGATCTATTCCGACCATTTCCAATGGCAGGACGGCACCACCGGCAAAATGTCCTACAAGCTAGAGGCGCCACCCTTACACCCCGCGTTGGCGAGCACCCTACTCGGCGGCTATGGCACCCAGAACGCTCTGGATATGAGCCAATTGCCCAACACCCACGCGATGCTGGCGTTACTGCGCGACGGCTTCCACCCCGACAGCCCGGGCGGCAGCGTGGAATTGCGCGGCGACGGTACGCCAGTGCTCGACTATCAGGTCTCGGATTACGCCTGGGACGGCCTGCGCCGCGCGTTCCACAGCATGGCCGAGATCCAGTTCGCGGCGGGCGCCAAGTCAGTCAAGCCGCTGCACCACGACGCGCGCTACGTGAAAACCCTGGCCGAAGCGCGCAGCCTGATCGACGGCCTCAACCTGGAACTGCACCGCACCTGCCTGGGCAGCGCCCATGTGATGGGCGGTTGTGCCATGGGTGAAGACCCGAAAAACGCCGTGGCCGACAGCCTCGGTCGTCATCACCAACTGCGCAACCTGTCGATCCACGATGGCTCGCTATTCCCCACCAGTATTGGGGCCAATCCACAATTATCGGTGTACGGTTTGACCGCGCAACTGGCGACGGCTTTGGCCGAACGTCTGAAAACAGCATGAAAAAACGCGCGATAAGCGG
Encoded proteins:
- a CDS encoding GMC family oxidoreductase; this translates as MPVPDLFRDGMARGWKTHNGAALDSDLTLEADVAIIGSGAGGGTTAEILSAAGYKVLLIEEGPLKTSSDFKLLEDEAYTSLYQEGIGRMSKDGAITILQGRAVGGTTLINWTSSFRTPDATLAHWASEYAVKGHSSAEMAPWFEKMEQRLGIAPWALPPNPNNDVIRKGCEKLGYSWHVIPRNVRGCFNLGYCGMGCPVNAKQSMLVTTIPSTLEKGGELLYLARAERLVYNGDTINSLECVALDDLCVAPTGRKITVKAKHYVLSGGGINSPALLMRSSAPDPHSRLGKRTFLHLVNFSAGLFDEVINPFYGAPQSIYSDHFQWQDGTTGKMSYKLEAPPLHPALASTLLGGYGTQNALDMSQLPNTHAMLALLRDGFHPDSPGGSVELRGDGTPVLDYQVSDYAWDGLRRAFHSMAEIQFAAGAKSVKPLHHDARYVKTLAEARSLIDGLNLELHRTCLGSAHVMGGCAMGEDPKNAVADSLGRHHQLRNLSIHDGSLFPTSIGANPQLSVYGLTAQLATALAERLKTA
- a CDS encoding twin-arginine translocation pathway signal protein: MNPSLTDSPALSRRGVLKIGLCASAFLATAGLGASLSGCSSSTPASGFAMLRSSDLPFLRAVIPVLLEGVASAQEVARGIEDTLKKLDFSLQRLSPEMFKLTQQLFDVLGMGITRGPLTGIWGSWENASGEQIRNFLHRWENSYLNLLRMGQGSLLKLVIMAWYFQPASWAHCGYPGPPKI